One region of Mucilaginibacter gotjawali genomic DNA includes:
- a CDS encoding alpha/beta fold hydrolase, with translation MKILRLIFSTILFLTLVTGIYATVLYFKGNMEKKELTDNDRKGTPGQYIKLSRGITHYELGGPDTGNVVILVHGFSVPYYIWDGTYQYLVKQGFRVLRYDMYGRGYSDRPDVIYNQELYQTQLLDLIKQLHLKTPVSLAGVSFGGAIVTNFTCKYPNLVNKVILVDPVYHFGPSSAPEFYTLFDEATHGDDRANGQLTDFKHPEKHTDWVQKYRFQMQYKGFRNAIVSTRYDYKYNGRQSYTSLNNTHKHVLLIWGKDDHTVPFQFSDSVRSVLKVDFFPVDDAAHLPHIEQADKVNAKILEFLRNVDFVKSDSLKPKISIQKRTISADFKIGIRNPHPTDDDCVFTNHYSVAERLKKYPFSKALKIVAVSFRYMDRRREYLTNDSVKIYDDGIHAKVPDSLLHKNPFDIQYESGLHVKNQKLNYSSLIEIQNLSGKQIEKFTNLIYNTTVRKQTDYADPGYTCYSPRNAIVFFDKNGKVYDYLEVCFECMHYRTLSDKFSIGTYCNQKYDLLRQFFIDTGIDYGTIKK, from the coding sequence ATGAAAATACTCAGACTCATTTTCAGTACCATTTTGTTTTTGACCCTTGTTACCGGCATTTACGCCACTGTATTGTATTTTAAGGGAAATATGGAAAAAAAAGAGCTGACCGATAATGACAGAAAAGGAACTCCCGGCCAGTACATTAAATTAAGCCGGGGAATTACACATTATGAATTGGGCGGTCCCGATACCGGGAACGTCGTAATACTGGTACACGGTTTTAGCGTACCTTATTACATATGGGACGGCACTTACCAATATTTGGTAAAGCAAGGTTTCAGAGTTTTGCGTTACGATATGTATGGAAGAGGATACTCCGACCGCCCGGATGTTATTTATAACCAGGAACTTTACCAAACACAGTTGCTAGATCTGATTAAACAATTGCACCTTAAAACGCCTGTTAGCCTGGCCGGCGTGTCATTTGGTGGCGCCATCGTTACTAATTTCACCTGCAAATATCCCAATCTGGTTAACAAGGTAATATTGGTTGACCCGGTATATCATTTCGGGCCATCGTCGGCGCCTGAGTTTTATACTTTGTTTGATGAAGCTACGCACGGGGATGACAGGGCAAACGGCCAGCTGACTGATTTTAAACACCCGGAGAAGCACACGGATTGGGTGCAAAAGTATAGGTTCCAGATGCAGTACAAAGGCTTTAGGAATGCCATCGTTTCTACAAGGTATGACTATAAATACAACGGCAGGCAGAGTTATACCAGCCTGAATAATACACATAAACATGTACTGCTGATCTGGGGAAAAGACGACCATACCGTGCCTTTTCAATTCAGCGATTCAGTACGAAGCGTGTTAAAAGTTGATTTTTTCCCGGTAGACGATGCGGCGCATTTGCCACACATTGAACAGGCAGATAAGGTGAATGCAAAGATTTTGGAGTTTTTGAGAAATGTAGATTTTGTAAAATCGGATAGTTTAAAACCAAAAATATCAATTCAGAAAAGGACTATTTCGGCCGACTTTAAAATAGGTATACGCAACCCTCATCCAACCGATGATGATTGTGTTTTCACAAACCACTATAGCGTTGCCGAACGACTTAAGAAATATCCTTTTTCAAAAGCACTTAAAATAGTTGCTGTTTCATTCAGATACATGGATCGCCGCCGGGAATACTTAACAAATGATTCCGTGAAGATTTATGATGACGGTATTCATGCAAAAGTTCCCGACAGTCTGTTGCACAAAAATCCATTTGATATTCAATATGAATCCGGCCTGCATGTTAAAAATCAAAAATTAAATTACTCATCGCTAATTGAAATCCAAAATTTAAGCGGTAAACAGATCGAAAAATTTACGAATCTTATTTACAACACAACGGTGCGAAAACAGACAGACTATGCCGATCCGGGGTATACGTGCTATTCGCCACGAAATGCGATAGTGTTTTTTGATAAAAATGGGAAAGTCTATGATTATTTGGAGGTTTGCTTTGAATGCATGCATTATCGAACACTGTCAGATAAGTTTTCAATCGGTACATATTGCAATCAGAAATACGATCTCTTGCGACAATTCTTTATTGATACAGGCATTGATTACGGAACTATAAAAAAATAA
- a CDS encoding Rossmann-like and DUF2520 domain-containing protein, translating into MRITIIGSGNVATHLAAAFKNGGHRIVQVYSREIQNAALLAYHVKAEAIDRLQDIDPETDLFVIAVKDDAIFSLGLSLAPYKKLTVHTSGATALTVLSSIMPNSGVLYPLQTLSKNKEVDFLNVPLCIEGPDEQTTRILEQLAQTISNKVYRINSAQRKVLHLAAVFACNFPNYLYEVARRLLDKQNIDFELIRPLILETAQKVQENLPVEVQTGPAVRNDENTMKMHLQMLQDEPGLQMIYELLSQGIIKNTKDGH; encoded by the coding sequence ATGCGCATAACCATTATCGGTTCCGGAAATGTGGCCACCCACCTGGCAGCAGCTTTTAAAAATGGAGGGCATCGTATTGTGCAGGTTTACAGCAGGGAGATACAAAATGCTGCATTGCTGGCCTACCATGTAAAGGCGGAAGCTATTGACCGGCTGCAGGACATAGACCCTGAAACTGATTTGTTTGTGATTGCTGTAAAGGATGACGCCATCTTTTCTTTGGGGCTGTCATTGGCGCCGTATAAAAAACTAACGGTTCACACCTCTGGCGCTACAGCTTTAACTGTATTGTCATCCATCATGCCAAATTCGGGTGTATTGTACCCGCTGCAAACTTTGAGCAAAAATAAGGAGGTTGATTTTTTAAATGTACCCTTATGCATTGAGGGGCCCGATGAACAAACAACACGTATATTGGAGCAACTTGCCCAAACCATCAGCAATAAAGTTTACCGGATCAACTCCGCACAACGCAAAGTATTGCACCTGGCAGCCGTTTTTGCCTGTAATTTTCCGAATTATTTATACGAAGTGGCAAGGCGGCTGCTGGACAAACAAAATATTGATTTTGAATTGATCAGGCCGCTGATCCTGGAGACCGCTCAAAAAGTCCAGGAAAATTTACCTGTTGAGGTGCAAACCGGCCCGGCTGTACGTAACGACGAAAATACCATGAAGATGCATTTACAAATGCTTCAGGATGAACCCGGCCTGCAAATGATTTATGAGCTGTTAAGTCAGGGGATTATCAAAAACACTAAAGATGGGCACTGA
- a CDS encoding M1 family metallopeptidase, with protein sequence MKLKFISLGMILLVVISANAQRRKRAANPNDTISSNYEPSALFSPQFYAEKGNEFHSANGAPGPKYWQNRVYYTISAAIDTTAKTLTATEKIHYTNNSPDALQYLWVQLDQNTYKKDARSNFATAFSPAPNQHTGGYDIESVVINNGDVQKTVPFIINDTRMQLRLAKPILPNGGAIDLIIHYKYTIPGNFGGRNDFFDTKNGKIYEIAQWFPRMCVYDDSRGWDTLPFLGAGEFYLEYGDIDYSITVPSDMIVAGSGELLNPKEVLTAKQMARLNEAQNSDKTIMIRSAEEVTSPASRPKNNGTLTWHFKMTNTRDVAFGASKAYMWDAAKVNLPGGKKSLAMSVYPVESAGNDAWGRATEYLKKSIEYFSEKWFVYPYPVAVNEAGIAGGMEYPGIVFDGIGDKGGELYWVTAHEIGHNWFPMIVGSNERRFAWMDEGFNTFIDIYAADEFNHGEYAPKRDGEYAPGKGNPADEIVPIIADPNAPSIMTAADAISEKYRHPIAYFKPAFGLVLLREQILGKDRFDYAFKNYISNWAFKHPQPDDFFRSIENGAGEDLGWFWKGWFYNNYSLDLALVDAKYVNNDPTQGIRVTVANKDAMAMPFAIEVKLKDGSKKRMQLPVETWQQDKAITFVIPTTTAAESVTVDPDAALPDINRKNNTIKM encoded by the coding sequence ATGAAATTGAAATTTATAAGCCTTGGAATGATTTTACTTGTTGTAATTTCTGCCAATGCGCAGCGAAGAAAGCGCGCCGCAAACCCCAACGATACCATTTCATCAAACTATGAGCCTTCGGCGCTGTTTTCTCCTCAATTCTATGCTGAAAAAGGAAACGAGTTTCATTCAGCCAATGGCGCTCCGGGTCCAAAATACTGGCAAAACCGGGTGTATTACACCATAAGCGCCGCGATTGACACTACTGCTAAAACTTTAACCGCCACCGAAAAAATCCATTATACCAATAACAGCCCGGATGCCCTGCAATATTTATGGGTTCAGCTGGACCAGAACACCTATAAAAAAGATGCCCGTTCAAACTTTGCGACTGCATTCTCCCCCGCGCCAAACCAGCACACAGGTGGATATGATATAGAGTCGGTGGTAATCAATAATGGGGATGTGCAGAAGACTGTTCCATTTATCATCAATGACACCCGGATGCAATTGCGCCTTGCCAAACCAATATTACCTAATGGCGGCGCCATCGATCTGATCATTCATTATAAATATACCATTCCGGGTAATTTTGGCGGCAGAAACGACTTCTTTGACACCAAAAATGGCAAGATCTATGAAATTGCGCAATGGTTCCCGAGGATGTGTGTTTATGACGACAGCCGGGGCTGGGATACCCTGCCTTTTTTAGGCGCCGGTGAATTTTATCTTGAATATGGTGATATTGATTATAGCATTACCGTTCCATCTGATATGATCGTAGCGGGCTCAGGAGAATTGCTCAATCCAAAAGAAGTGCTTACAGCCAAACAAATGGCAAGGCTTAATGAAGCACAAAACAGCGATAAAACGATCATGATCCGCAGCGCGGAAGAAGTAACCAGCCCGGCATCACGACCAAAAAATAATGGCACATTAACCTGGCACTTTAAAATGACCAACACCCGCGACGTTGCTTTTGGCGCTTCAAAAGCTTATATGTGGGATGCGGCAAAAGTAAATTTACCCGGCGGCAAAAAATCCCTTGCCATGTCGGTTTACCCGGTTGAAAGTGCAGGCAACGATGCCTGGGGAAGAGCAACCGAATATCTTAAAAAATCTATTGAGTATTTCTCCGAAAAATGGTTCGTTTACCCTTACCCCGTTGCCGTTAATGAAGCCGGGATAGCGGGCGGCATGGAGTATCCCGGAATTGTATTTGACGGTATCGGCGATAAAGGCGGCGAGCTGTATTGGGTTACCGCGCACGAGATCGGCCATAACTGGTTCCCGATGATCGTTGGCAGTAACGAGCGCCGTTTTGCCTGGATGGATGAAGGATTTAATACTTTTATTGATATTTATGCAGCCGACGAATTTAATCATGGCGAATATGCGCCAAAACGGGACGGCGAATATGCACCGGGTAAGGGCAACCCGGCAGATGAGATTGTACCGATCATTGCCGATCCAAACGCACCTTCAATTATGACTGCTGCCGATGCTATCTCCGAAAAATACCGTCACCCTATTGCCTACTTTAAGCCGGCCTTTGGCCTGGTTTTGCTTCGCGAGCAGATCCTGGGAAAAGATCGTTTTGATTATGCATTCAAAAATTACATCAGTAACTGGGCCTTCAAACATCCGCAGCCGGATGACTTTTTCAGGTCGATAGAAAATGGCGCAGGTGAAGACCTGGGCTGGTTTTGGAAAGGATGGTTTTACAATAACTACTCGCTTGATCTGGCCCTGGTTGACGCCAAATATGTAAATAACGATCCGACACAAGGTATAAGGGTGACGGTGGCCAATAAAGACGCCATGGCTATGCCGTTTGCTATAGAAGTAAAATTAAAGGATGGCAGCAAAAAGCGTATGCAACTACCGGTGGAAACCTGGCAGCAGGATAAAGCGATAACTTTTGTGATCCCAACAACAACAGCAGCTGAAAGTGTGACGGTTGATCCGGACGCCGCGTTGCCGGATATCAACAGGAAGAATAATACGATAAAAATGTAA
- a CDS encoding Maf family nucleotide pyrophosphatase — MNHKIILASKSPRRQELLKLMDINFHVVLKEVDESYPEQLSPEEIAVYIAEKKAKAFDETVTDEIVLTADTIVCVNNQILGKPENEAHAIEMLQTLSGRMHQVITGVCLLYQHRYHSFYDVSEVFFAELSDEEIVSYVNEYKPFDKAGSYGIQERIGLIGIERINGSYTNVVGLPTEKLYRELMKL; from the coding sequence ATGAACCATAAAATAATTCTCGCATCAAAATCCCCCCGCAGGCAGGAACTTTTAAAGCTGATGGATATTAATTTCCACGTAGTGTTGAAGGAAGTGGATGAATCCTATCCTGAACAACTAAGTCCGGAAGAAATTGCCGTTTATATCGCTGAAAAAAAGGCAAAAGCCTTTGACGAAACGGTTACCGACGAGATTGTTTTAACAGCCGATACCATTGTTTGTGTAAATAACCAAATATTGGGCAAGCCCGAAAATGAAGCGCATGCAATTGAAATGCTGCAAACGTTATCCGGCAGGATGCACCAGGTAATAACAGGTGTTTGCTTGCTTTACCAGCACCGGTATCATAGTTTTTATGACGTTTCGGAAGTGTTCTTTGCAGAACTTTCAGACGAGGAGATCGTTAGCTATGTTAACGAATACAAGCCCTTTGATAAGGCCGGTTCCTACGGCATCCAGGAACGTATAGGGCTGATTGGCATTGAAAGAATAAATGGTTCCTATACCAATGTGGTTGGTTTGCCAACAGAAAAACTGTATAGGGAATTGATGAAACTGTAG
- a CDS encoding KdsC family phosphatase — translation MESFLHKLKDITTFIFDVDGVLTDGSVFISEDGIQSRAFNIKDGYALQLAVKCGYNVCTVSGSRSKSAVYRLNSLGIKDVYMGIHTKVEKIKLYLEEKHLSAEKVIYMGDDIPDLEAMKLAGLPVCPADAAEEIKAISKYISPLPGGRGCARDIIEKVLKIQGKWMTEEAYSW, via the coding sequence ATGGAATCATTCTTACATAAATTAAAAGATATAACGACCTTTATTTTTGACGTTGATGGCGTGTTAACCGATGGCTCTGTTTTTATTTCAGAAGATGGTATCCAAAGCCGGGCCTTCAACATCAAAGATGGTTATGCGCTGCAGCTTGCAGTAAAATGCGGCTATAATGTTTGTACCGTTTCGGGCAGCCGATCAAAAAGCGCTGTTTACCGGCTGAACAGCCTTGGTATTAAGGATGTTTATATGGGAATCCATACCAAAGTTGAAAAAATAAAGCTTTACCTGGAGGAAAAACATCTGAGTGCCGAAAAGGTAATTTATATGGGCGATGACATCCCCGACCTGGAAGCGATGAAACTTGCAGGACTACCGGTTTGTCCCGCAGATGCTGCCGAAGAGATAAAAGCGATCAGCAAATATATTTCGCCACTACCAGGTGGCAGGGGCTGCGCCCGTGATATTATTGAAAAGGTATTGAAGATCCAGGGCAAATGGATGACCGAAGAGGCGTATAGCTGGTAA
- the tnpA gene encoding IS200/IS605 family transposase produces the protein MANTFSQIYLQFVFAVQNRQSLIAKENKEELHKYITALVQNRKAKMLAINSMPDHTHLFVGFKPNILISDFVKEIKVESNEFTNNKNWIRGKFNWQEGYGVFSYSHSHIDTVIKYVHNQEIHHQKSTFKQEYLSLLNKFEIPFDERYLFEFFD, from the coding sequence ATGGCCAACACCTTTTCGCAAATCTACCTGCAATTTGTTTTTGCGGTTCAAAACCGGCAAAGTTTAATCGCGAAAGAGAACAAAGAAGAATTACATAAATACATTACCGCCCTTGTGCAAAACAGGAAAGCAAAAATGCTTGCTATTAACTCGATGCCTGATCATACCCATTTATTTGTAGGCTTTAAACCAAACATTTTAATTTCTGATTTTGTGAAGGAAATAAAAGTTGAAAGCAATGAATTTACTAACAATAAAAATTGGATCCGGGGCAAATTTAATTGGCAGGAAGGGTATGGCGTATTTTCATATTCACACTCACATATCGATACGGTTATAAAATATGTGCATAACCAGGAAATTCACCATCAAAAGAGCACTTTTAAACAGGAATATTTAAGTTTATTAAACAAATTCGAGATCCCTTTTGATGAACGATATCTGTTTGAATTTTTTGACTAA
- a CDS encoding 2Fe-2S iron-sulfur cluster-binding protein produces MNIFKVKINFEAKGLESVEIPIAEGESVLDVCLENGIELQHNCGGVCGCSTCQVYVNRGMDNIQEISDKEEDFIDRAVNPRINSRLGCQCIILDGDIEVTLPDQSQFLGH; encoded by the coding sequence ATGAACATTTTTAAAGTAAAGATTAATTTTGAAGCAAAAGGGTTGGAAAGTGTGGAAATCCCGATTGCTGAAGGTGAGTCGGTATTAGACGTCTGCCTGGAGAATGGCATCGAATTACAACATAACTGCGGCGGCGTATGCGGGTGCAGCACCTGCCAGGTGTATGTGAACAGGGGTATGGACAATATCCAGGAAATTTCAGATAAAGAAGAGGATTTTATTGACAGGGCTGTTAATCCGCGTATTAATTCGCGTTTGGGTTGCCAGTGCATTATCCTTGATGGCGATATAGAAGTAACGTTGCCTGACCAATCGCAGTTTTTAGGCCATTAA
- the iscX gene encoding Fe-S cluster assembly protein IscX has translation MTENKFSLPIHWNDHEDIAIELYEKFGDDFDESKIYRIRFTDLLEWVLSLPNFAGTREESNEGHLEQIQSAWVYEWRDNQ, from the coding sequence ATGACAGAAAATAAATTCAGCTTACCTATACACTGGAACGATCATGAAGATATTGCCATTGAACTTTATGAAAAGTTTGGCGATGATTTTGATGAATCGAAAATATACCGTATCCGTTTTACCGACCTTTTGGAATGGGTGTTGTCGCTCCCTAATTTTGCGGGAACCCGTGAAGAATCTAACGAAGGGCACCTGGAGCAGATCCAGTCGGCCTGGGTTTACGAATGGCGGGATAACCAATAG